TCACAGTACACGATTTCAATATTGATAGTTGGAATAATATAGAGGTTGGTGGCAATATTAGAGAAGCAACGCCACCGACAATTTCTTTAGACATCTGGCTACAAGTCAATGAAGAAAATTTACATCGGATAATCGAACTATTACCAAGTTTGCAATGGGAAGGAAACTACGTAGGCATACGAATCAAATTCTCGCCTATAGATATCCGCTCACTCTTAGTTCGTTACCAAGAAGCAAAAGCAGAAGCTAGATCTAATGCTTTAACAAATGAAGCAGGAGAAATAACATTTCAACCTCAGCCTAAAAACCTGAAAGAATTCCTAGAACAAAACCTGAAAAAAGAATATGAACTTAAATATTATGTTCTCGATCATTCCAAGTTTAATGAGGAATTTAATGAAACTGAAGATTATGAACCAGAGTTAATATCAAGGGAGAAAGGAAAAAGCGGAAAAGAGCTAATTAACTCTTTAATAAAAGTTGATTTTCTACATGCACAACGTCACTTATCCGATAACTCAGAAGGCAACAGATCTGAGGAGTTATCAAAACGTCTTAGTCGTTTCTATGAACGAAATCTAGAAAAGCTCGAAGATGACTATGAAACTATTGAAGCACTCTCAACCTCTGAGTCAAAACTAAATGACCATCTTGCTAAGGTTTTTGAACCAACTTTAGACAGTCTATCACACTTAGGTTACCCCGGATTATCAAACCCAAACCTCGTAATTAAATCATCATTAAACCCTACAACAATATTATCGAATAATGACGGGGCTAAGGTATATTACTCATTAGATACAGAAGACGATAGATGCAGTCATATACTACCCGATAGATATAATGGATTAGGGTATAAGAACTTAATATATATGGTAATCGAATTACTTGATATCCATACACAATGGCTTGATATTGAAGAGTCACGCCCTGCTTTACATTTAATATTTATTGAAGAACCTGAAGCGCACCTTCATGTTCAACTTCAACAAGCTTTCATTCGAAAAGTAATGGATCTACTTGCACTAGATCACTCCGATACACATTTACAAACTCAACTAGTTGTTACAACACATTCTACCCACATATTATATGAGAAAGGGTTTATTCCAATAAGATACTTTCGACGAGATTTAAATAATAAAGAAACTAAAGTTCTTAATCTTAGTCAATTTTATAACTATTTCGAAGAAGATGAAAAGCCAATAAGAGATTTTCTTCAAAAATACTTGAAGTTGACACATTGTGATTTATTTTTTGCAGACGCGGCAGTATTAGTTGAAGGGAATGTTGAGCGTCTACTTTTACCGCAAATGATTGAAAACTCAAATCCAAAATTAAAATCATGTTACTTAACAATACTTGAAATTGGTGGTGCCTATGGACATAAATTCAAACCTTTAATTGATTTTCTAGGACTAACAACTCTAATCATTACAGATATTGATAGTGTTACTGGTTCAGTTCCTTCAGAAACATCTAATGAAGAGGAGGATGAAGATGAGGTAAATGGAACAGCATGCTTAGTTGAAACAGAAAATGCTGTTACATCCAATCAGATGTTAATACAGTGGTTACCGGAACTTAATCAAATTTCTGACTTAATCCAAGCTAGTAATGAACAAAAAACTAGCGAAAATGGTTATGTTAGAGTCGCATACCAAACTCCAACTAATGTAAGTTGGAATAACTCTTCAAAAAACATAACAGGCCGAACACTTGAGGTTTCTTTTGCAATTGATAATTTAGCTTGGTGTCAAAGCAATGCTCAAAAAGATATAAAGCTAAGAATTGCAAAGAATGATGAGAAGTCACTTGATGTATTAATTGAGAAGATCCATAACCGCGTTAAAGCTAAGCATTTTAACAAAACTGAATTTGCTCTCGGTTTAATAATGAAAGATACAGATGATTGGAATGTTCCTACATATATAAAAGAAGGGTTAGATTGGCTCGAAAGCAAGATTGTTATCGATTTATCGGAGAGAGGCTAATGACTAGTAGAATTAATTCACCTGATACTCAAGCAGACATTGATTTAAGAGAGCTATTATCTAGAGAGCAAAAATCTGGATTTGTAATGGTTGCTGGCGCAGGCTCGGGCAAGACCACTTCGCTAATTAAAGCACTTGATCACCTTAAGCAAGTTAAGGCTAAGGAATATCTATCACAAAACAAGAAAATAGCATGTATAACATATACTGAAGTGGCCGTTAATGAAATTCTTGATGATATTGGTAATTCAGAACTTTTCCATATTTCTACAATTCATAGCTTTCTCTGGAGAATAATTCAACCATTTAAGAAAGATATGATTCAATGGATAATAGATAACCTTAATAATAAAATAACTGAAGCAGAATCAAGAATTGCAAAGAAAAGAACACAGGAACGCACTCGTGTAAAATTAAGGCGAGACATTGCAAGATATGAAGAAATAATCCCACAAATATCTCGATTAGAAAGCCTAAGCTATGGAATGGGAAGTGATTATGTTAATGGAGTTCTCGGACATAGTGATATTCTAAAGATGGTACCTGAAATAATTCTTAATAATATCTTATTAAGAAAGATTATAGCAAAAAGATTCCCCGTTATATTCATAGACGAAAGTCAAGACACTAACAAAAATATTGTTATTGCTCTAAAGAAAATATATGAAACTGTAGATGTTGATTTTTATCTAGGATTCTTTGGTGATCCTATGCAAAAAATATACATGGAAGGAGTTGGCACTATTGTGCCTGAAGAAGGTTGGTTAACCATTAACAAACCTGAAAACTTCAGATGTCCACAAGAAGTTTTAAAAACAATCAAAAATATAAGAGCAGAAAGCGATGATCTTGTACAAATTGGTGGACGTGTTTTAGAAGTAGATGGATCACCTCACCTTCTTGACGGCAGTGTTAACATCTTCATTTATAACAAAGATAGTAATCATCATAGTAAATTAGAATATGTTAGGAATTATTTATCAGAGACATGTGAAGACCCATTATGGAACAGCAATAACAAAGACATAAGAATGTTAGTTCTAATTCATAGAATGGCTGCTTTACGATTAAAATTCGACTCAATATATTCAGCACTTAATGATAATGGTAACCACAGTTTAAAAAATGGATTACTAGATGGTACTTCATGGGTTTTAAAGGACTTTTTAAAATCCATATTACCACTAGTTGAAGCACATTTAAGAAATGATGATTATGAAGTAATATCAATATTAAGGTCAATATCTCCCCTACTTAGTGCAGAATCGATTTTAGATAGTGACCTATCACAAACCTTGAATAACCTGTCTGATGACATCTACCATATTTCAAACAATCTTAGACCAGATAGTCAGGTGACATTTAGGGATTTATTAGCATATATATATGATAGAAAAACGATTAACATTGATGAAAGGTTTATTCCTTATTTAAATGGAGATTATGTTGAATCAGAACAAACATCAGCAATTAATGCATTTCTTAATTGCCCAGCAAAAGAAATACTTGCATACAAATCATACATTGATGATATTTCTCCATTTGTTACACAACAAGGTGTTAAAGGTGCTCAATTTGAAAGAGTATTACTTGTTATAAATGATGATGAAAGCAACCATAATAGCTTTTCATACGGAAAACTTTTTGGTTTCACATCATTGTCCGAAAAAGATCAAGCTAATCTAGATAGTGGTAATGACTCTGTAACTGACAGAACAAGACGTCTTCTTTATGTTTGCTGCTCTAGAGCAAAAAAAGATCTAGCTATAGTACTATTTGTGCCTGATGTTGAAATAGCTAAGGCTGCGATTATTTCAAAAGGATATTTTGAAGAAAGTTGTATTCACACTTTTTGAGGAATAATCACAACTATCTTAGTAAATAAAGATGGAGGGATTTTCGAGTCCCCCCTTAAGAATATCTACTATATTCAAAGCTGTTGCACTTGAGCTATAACCCACACTCAACTTCCCTACACTAACTCACTTTGGTT
The nucleotide sequence above comes from Photobacterium swingsii. Encoded proteins:
- a CDS encoding UvrD-helicase domain-containing protein codes for the protein MTSRINSPDTQADIDLRELLSREQKSGFVMVAGAGSGKTTSLIKALDHLKQVKAKEYLSQNKKIACITYTEVAVNEILDDIGNSELFHISTIHSFLWRIIQPFKKDMIQWIIDNLNNKITEAESRIAKKRTQERTRVKLRRDIARYEEIIPQISRLESLSYGMGSDYVNGVLGHSDILKMVPEIILNNILLRKIIAKRFPVIFIDESQDTNKNIVIALKKIYETVDVDFYLGFFGDPMQKIYMEGVGTIVPEEGWLTINKPENFRCPQEVLKTIKNIRAESDDLVQIGGRVLEVDGSPHLLDGSVNIFIYNKDSNHHSKLEYVRNYLSETCEDPLWNSNNKDIRMLVLIHRMAALRLKFDSIYSALNDNGNHSLKNGLLDGTSWVLKDFLKSILPLVEAHLRNDDYEVISILRSISPLLSAESILDSDLSQTLNNLSDDIYHISNNLRPDSQVTFRDLLAYIYDRKTINIDERFIPYLNGDYVESEQTSAINAFLNCPAKEILAYKSYIDDISPFVTQQGVKGAQFERVLLVINDDESNHNSFSYGKLFGFTSLSEKDQANLDSGNDSVTDRTRRLLYVCCSRAKKDLAIVLFVPDVEIAKAAIISKGYFEESCIHTF
- a CDS encoding ATP-dependent nuclease produces the protein MHIKALRIQNFRRLKDVTIELDRDLSIFVGANNSGKTSTGHALQLFTAASKDKFTVHDFNIDSWNNIEVGGNIREATPPTISLDIWLQVNEENLHRIIELLPSLQWEGNYVGIRIKFSPIDIRSLLVRYQEAKAEARSNALTNEAGEITFQPQPKNLKEFLEQNLKKEYELKYYVLDHSKFNEEFNETEDYEPELISREKGKSGKELINSLIKVDFLHAQRHLSDNSEGNRSEELSKRLSRFYERNLEKLEDDYETIEALSTSESKLNDHLAKVFEPTLDSLSHLGYPGLSNPNLVIKSSLNPTTILSNNDGAKVYYSLDTEDDRCSHILPDRYNGLGYKNLIYMVIELLDIHTQWLDIEESRPALHLIFIEEPEAHLHVQLQQAFIRKVMDLLALDHSDTHLQTQLVVTTHSTHILYEKGFIPIRYFRRDLNNKETKVLNLSQFYNYFEEDEKPIRDFLQKYLKLTHCDLFFADAAVLVEGNVERLLLPQMIENSNPKLKSCYLTILEIGGAYGHKFKPLIDFLGLTTLIITDIDSVTGSVPSETSNEEEDEDEVNGTACLVETENAVTSNQMLIQWLPELNQISDLIQASNEQKTSENGYVRVAYQTPTNVSWNNSSKNITGRTLEVSFAIDNLAWCQSNAQKDIKLRIAKNDEKSLDVLIEKIHNRVKAKHFNKTEFALGLIMKDTDDWNVPTYIKEGLDWLESKIVIDLSERG